In one window of Heterodontus francisci isolate sHetFra1 chromosome 47, sHetFra1.hap1, whole genome shotgun sequence DNA:
- the LOC137357082 gene encoding LIM domain-binding protein 1-like isoform X6 translates to MLDRDLGPTPSYPLTYPEPNIGRHTPYMSQPEYRIYELNKRLQNWTEECDNLWWDTFTTEFFEDDAVLTVACCLEDGPKRYTIGRTLIPRYFRSIFDGGATDLYFNLKHSKESFHGNLVILDCDLCSMVTLHSKPIFTKVCTEGRLYLEFTFDDLMRVKNWHFNIRQNRELLSRSIFATHAQDPPMLEQLSNSITRSGLTNFTLNYLRLCVILEPMQELMSRHKTYNLSPRDCLKTCLFQKWQRMVAPPAEPVRPPTAKRRKRKQSGGNTSGAGSASNSSGGSKKKSSPAAGFSLSTQVPVQPESNLLG, encoded by the exons ATGCTGGACCGGGACCTCGG TCCGACCCCGTCTTATCCTCTCACGTATCCGGAGCCCAATATTGG AAGACACACCCCTTATATGTCACAGCCTGAGTACAGGATCTACGAGCTCAACAAACGTCTCCAGAATTGGACGGAG GAGTGCGACAACCTTTGGTGGGATACTTTTACCACTGAGTTTTTCGAAGACGATGCCGTTTTAACCGTGGCTTGCTGCCTGGAAGATGGGCCAAAGAGATACA CGATTGGCCGGACCCTAATTCCTCGCTATTTCCGTAGTATCTTTGATGGTGGAGCGACAGATCTTTATTTTAACCTGAAGCACTCAAAGGAATCGTTCCACGGCAACCTGGTGATACTGGATTGTGATCTTTGCAGCATGGTCACGCTGCATAGTAAACCCATCTTCACCAAG GTATGTACGGAAGGCCGCCTCTATCTGGAGTTCACTTTCGATGATTTAATGCGTGTAAAAAATTGGCACTTCAACATCCGACAAAATCGTGAGCTGCTCTCAAGGAGTATCTTTGCGACACAT GCCCAGGATCCTCCAATGTTGGAGCAGCTATCCAACAGTATCACCCGCTCTGGCCTCACAAACTTCACCCTTAACTACCTCAGA CTTTGCGTCATTTTGGAGCCAATGCAGGAACTGATGTCAAGGCACAAAACCTATAACCTGAGCCCCCGAGACTGCCTGAAGACCTGCCTGTTTCAGAAGTGGCAGCGGATGGTAGCTCCTCCTG CCGAACCCGTCAGACCTCCAACAGCCAAGCGGCGAAAGAGGAAGCAATCTGGCGGCAACACGTCTGGTGCAGGGTCAGCCAGCAACAGCAGCGGGGGCAGTAAGAAAAAGAGTAGCCCTGCCGCAGGCTTCAGTCTGTCCACTCAGGTACCT GTTCAACCTGAGAGTAACTTGCTGGGCTAA